The following are encoded together in the Clostridium sp. BJN0013 genome:
- the rbfA gene encoding 30S ribosome-binding factor RbfA, with amino-acid sequence MTNYRSGRINEEMKREISNIIRNDIKDPRLSAMVSVTKVDVTKDQKYAKVFVSIYGEDKSKEDTFQALKNSEGFIRREVGHRVKLRNTPEIIIEMDNTIEYGMHINELLHKIKENEKNDNE; translated from the coding sequence AATAAATGAAGAGATGAAGAGAGAGATAAGCAATATAATTAGAAATGACATAAAGGATCCAAGGCTCAGTGCTATGGTAAGTGTTACAAAGGTGGATGTAACAAAAGATCAAAAGTATGCAAAAGTATTTGTAAGTATTTATGGAGAAGATAAGTCCAAAGAAGATACATTTCAGGCACTTAAAAATTCAGAAGGTTTTATAAGGAGGGAAGTAGGGCATAGAGTAAAACTCAGAAATACCCCGGAAATAATTATAGAAATGGATAATACTATAGAATATGGTATGCATATAAATGAACTTCTCCATAAAATAAAGGAGAATGAAAAAAATGATAATGAATGA